The Lycium barbarum isolate Lr01 chromosome 12, ASM1917538v2, whole genome shotgun sequence genome includes a region encoding these proteins:
- the LOC132621978 gene encoding peroxidase 64-like: protein MSSSSALILFSSLLIFSLIYSHGNALSSNYYESTCPQVEDVVTQVVTAASKKDKTVPAALLRMHFHDCFIRGCDASVLLNSKKNTAEKDGPPNVSLHAFYVIDSAKKVIEALCPGIVSCADILAFAARDSVVISGGPFWDVPKGRKDGRTSQASETRQLPAPTFNISQLQQSFSQRGLSLEDLVALSGGHTLGFSHCSSFSNRIHNFNTTHDVDPTLHPSVAATLKGICPLKNRAKNAGIPMDPSSTAFDNTYYKLVLQQKSLFSSDQALLSIPKTKSLVSEFASSKEAFFKAFANSMIKMSSINGGQEVRRDCRVAN, encoded by the exons ATGTCATCCTCTTCTGCATTAATCTTGTTCAGCTCATTGCTAATTTTCTCATTAATTTATTCTCATGGAAATGCACTTAGTTCAAATTACTATGAGAGCACATGCCCTCAAGTTGAAGATGTTGTCACACAAGTTGTCACTGCAGCATCAAAGAAGGACAAAACTGTCCCTGCTGCCCTTCTAAGGATGCACTTCCATGATTGTTTCATAAGG GGGTGCGACGCTTCAGTGTTACTGAACTCCAAGAAAAACACTGCAGAAAAAGATGGCCCTCCTAATGTTTCTTTGCATGCTTTCTATGTTATTGATAGTGCAAAGAAAGTCATTGAAGCCCTTTGCCCTGGCATAGTCTCCTGTGCTGATATCTTAGCCTTTGCTGCCAGAGATTCTGTTGTCATT TCTGGTGGACCTTTCTGGGACGTGCCTAAAGGAAGAAAAGATGGAAGAACATCACAAGCCAGTGAAACTAGAcaattgccagctcccacttttAACATATCCCAACTTCAACAGAGCTTCTCTCAAAGAGGATTATCACTGGAAGACCTTGTTGCTCTCTCAG GTGGACACACATTAGGTTTCTCTCATTGTTCATCTTTCAGCAACAGGATACACAACTTCAATACCACCCATGATGTTGACCCAACATTACATCCATCTGTGGCTGCAACTTTAAAGGGCATTTGTCCACTGAAAAACAGGGCTAAAAATGCTGGAATTCCCATGGATCCTTCCTCAACGGCATTCGACAATACATATTACAAGTTAGTTCTTCAGCAAAAGAGCCTGTTCTCTTCAGACCAAGCTTTGCTCAGTATTCCTAAGACAAAAAGTCTGGTTTCTGAATTTGCTAGCTCAAAAGAAGCTTTCTTTAAGGCCTTTGCTAATTCCATGATTAAAATGAGCAGCATAAATGGAGGTCAAGAGGTCAGAAGGGACTGTAGGGTAGCTAATTAA
- the LOC132621412 gene encoding aspartyl protease family protein 1-like: MANTCTISNFFVAPIIFLAILGLQLKSSDGFGTFGFDIHHRYSDPVKGILDLHGLPEKGSVEYYSAWTQRDRFIKGRHLADTTNQSPLAFSGGNETLRLSALGFLHYAHVTVGTPGLSFLVALDTGSDLFWLPCDCSKCVRGLETRSGKRINLNIYSRNTSSTSEVVPCNGTLCGPRNRCLASQNACAYGVAYLSNNTSSTGVLVEDILHLETNNAQQKSIEAPIALGCGIRQTGAFLTGAAPNGLFGLGMENISVPSMLASKGLSANSFSMCFGPDGMGRIVFGDKGSPGQGETPLNLDQPHPTYNISLTGITVGHKNTDFDFTAIFDSGTSFTYLNDPAYKVITENFNSQAKQQRIQPDGEIPFEYCYGISANQTTFEVPDVNFTMKGGNQLYLLDPIIMLSLEDGSGAYCLGVVKSGDVNIIGQNFMTGYRIIFDREKMVLGWKASDCYDSGESNDKSATMPVNKQNSTEAPSPASVVPEATKGNGSGNEPATSFPSVPSSRPTGNNAPHFNSFYCQLMAAMFSVFSYYLIIISS; the protein is encoded by the exons ATGGCTAATACTTGTACAATTAGCAATTTTTTCGTTGCCCCTATTATTTTCTTGGCGATTCTGGGATTACAGTTGAAGAGCAGTGATGGGTTTGGGACATTCGGGTTTGATATCCATCACAGGTATTCGGATCCGGTAAAGGGTATTTTAGACCTTCATGGGTTGCCTGAGAAAGGTAGTGTTGAGTATTATTCAGCTTGGACTCAACGTGATCGATTTATCAAGGGCCGACACCTTGCTGATACAACTAATCAAAGTCCCCTCGCTTTTTCTGGAGGAAATGAAACTTTAAGGCTCAGTGCTTTGGGATT CTTGCATTATGCACATGTCACTGTGGGCACTCCCGGGCTATCATTTCTAGTGGCACTTGACACTGGCAGTGACTTATTTTGGCTACCATGTGATTGCAGCAAATGTGTGCGTGGCCTTGAGACGCGCTCTGGAAAG CGAATAAATCTTAATATCTACAGCCGTAATACATCATCAACGAGTGAGGTTGTTCCCTGCAATGGCACTTTGTGTGGACCAAGGAATCGATGCTTAGCTTCACAGAACGCATGTGCTTACGGAGTTGCATATCTCTCCAATAACACCTCATCAACAGGGGTACTGGTGGAAGACATCTTGCACTTAGAAACAAATAATGCTCAACAAAAAAGTATTGAGGCTCCAATTGCTCTGGG GTGTGGGATAAGACAAACTGGTGCATTTTTAACTGGCGCAGCTCCTAATGGTCTATTTGGACTTGGTATGGAAAATATATCTGTTCCTAGCATGTTAGCAAGTAAAGGTCTTTCTGCAAATTCTTTCTCTATGTGCTTTGGGCCTGATGGTATGGGAAGAATAGTTTTTGGAGATAAAGGGAGTCCAGGCCAAGGAGAAACACCACTCAATCTTGATCAACCACA CCCAACTTATAACATCAGCTTGACGGGAATAACAGTGGGACACAAGAATACTGATTTTGATTTCACAGCCATTTTTGACTCTGGCACCTCATTCACATACTTGAACGACCCCGCTTACAAAGTCATTACAGAAAAT TTCAATTCTCAAGCAAAACAGCAACGTATTCAACCTGATGGCGAGATTCCTTTTGAATACTGCTACGGGATAAG TGCAAATCAAACTACCTTTGAAGTTCCTGATGTAAATTTTACAATGAAAGGTGGCAACCAGTTATATCTTCTTGATCCAATAATAATGCTCTCGCTCGAGGACGGTTCAGGAGCATATTGTTTAGGTGTTGTTAAAAGTGGGGATGTCAACATCATTGGAC AAAATTTTATGACTGGCTATCGCATAATATTTGATCGGGAGAAGATGGTTTTGGGTTGGAAAGCATCTGATT GTTATGATTCTGGAGAATCAAATGATAAATCGGCAACTATGCCAGTGAACAAGCAAAATTCTACTGAAGCCCCTTCGCCGGCCAGTGTGGTGCCAGAGGCCACCaagggaaatggaagtggaaatGAACCCGCTACGTCATTTCCATCTGTTCCATCATCTAGACCTACAGGAAACAATGCACCACATTTCAATTCCTTCTATTGCCAACTTATGGCGGCTATGTTTTCCGTTTTTAGCTATTATTTGATCATTATTTCTTCATGA
- the LOC132621653 gene encoding pre-rRNA-processing protein ESF1 isoform X1, with amino-acid sequence MGSKNKDSNTKKGKRPANTSPAAIDESGKGNRTEKNIINDSRFAALHSDPRFREPPQKKSKVTIDSRFNRMFTDKNFTSSKAPTDIRGKPRNKSSSNNPLNHYYHIQEEEQADGEKQKRQKEKSKPITSPLIKKINANLGKSDEEEEEEESDSDSGTSEEEIEDLKLKKVVVASSESEDDEELERDDSLASTEDEDSDSDDESDEVSSEEEDTFMQKEDVPEIDKETKRLAAVNMDWGRVKAVDLYVLLNSLLPKGGQIISVAVYPSDFGLNRMEEEAVNGPIGLFDDENEKDEDSDDEDDDDDEIDNKKLRAYEMSRLRYYYAVVECDSIATADYLYKTCDGVEFERTSNKLDLRFIPDSMEFKHQPRDIATEAPADYEGLDFHTRALQHSNIELTWDEDEPQRIRTLKRQFNDEQLADLELKEFLASDESESDASEEGDDTEDKSAKRKKKQDAYRALLQSGEGSDGNNEDDDQDMEVTFNTGLEDLSKRILEKKDKQSETVWEAYLRKKKEKKKSRKGNSKDSSEDESSDSDQEPIEESEDFFIDEASAKEDKSTRKRKQSLEASEEAEASRAELELLLADDKAGDANLKGYNMKPKRSKGKKGKEIPVEDKLPSIDYEDPRFSSLFKSPLFALDPTDPQFKRSAAYARQLAQKQHKAEEGIVKEKQQPGIAAPLQPSRTLEAVTSEKLQSDDLPLRKEKHELSSLVKSIKMKSQQLSLPSQGKVVGKNEKSRASAKKIDEERGIEENEKSRARAKKDGKRRK; translated from the exons ATGGGGTCCAAAAACAAAGATAGTAACACGAAAAAGGGAAAAAGACCGGCCAATACCTCCCCTGCCGCCATAGATGAAAGCGGTAAAGGAAACAGAACTGAGAAAAACATCATCAATGATTCTAGATTTGCGGCATTACACTCAGACCCTAGATTCCGTGAACCGCCACAGAAAAAGTCGAAAGTCACAATTGATTCTAGATTTAACCGTATGTTCACTGACAAAAACTTCACTTCATCAAAAGCCCCAACTGATATTAGAGGCAAACCCCGTAATAAATCCTCCTCTAATAACCCTCTTAACCATTATTACCACATTCAGGAAGAAGAACAAGCAGATGGTGAAAAACAAAAGAGGCAGAAGGAGAAATCAAAG CCCATTACATCTCCATTAATTAAGAAAATCAATGCCAATCTTGGAAAATCTgatgaagaagaggaagaagaagaaagcgaTAGTGACAGCGGGACAAGTGAGGAAGAAATTGAGGACCTTAAATTGAAGAAAGTTGTGGTTGCATCATCAGAGTCCGAAGACGATGAGGAGTTGGAAAGGGATGATTCATTGGCAAGTACAGAGGATGAGGATTCTGATTCTGATGATGAAAGTGATGAGGTTTCCTCAGAGGAGGAAGACACTTTCATGCAG AAAGAGGATGTGCCTGAAATTGACAAGGAAACTAAGAGGCTTGCAGCTGTTAACATGGATTGGGGCAGAGTAAAG GCAGTTGACTTGTATGTGCTATTGAACTCCCTTCTGCCAAAAGGGGGTCAAATAATATCGGTTGCTGTCTATCCATCTGACTTTGGACTCAACCGTATGGAAGAGGAGGCTGTCAATGGTCCAATTGGCCTATTTGATGATGAAAATGAAAAAGATGAAGATAGTGATGATGAAGATGACGACGACGACGAAATTGACAATAAGAAATTACGTGCTTATGAAATGAGTCGGCTCAG GTATTATTATGCTGTGGTGGAATGTGATTCAATTGCTACAGCAGATTACCTTTACAAAACTTGCGATGGGGTTGAGTTTGAAAGAACATCAAACAAATTAGATTTGAGGTTTATTCCGGATTCCATGGAATTCAAGCATCAACCACGTGACATTGCAACAGAG GCCCCTGCAGATTATGAAGGTCTAGATTTTCACACTCGAGCTCTGCAGCATAGCAATATTGAACTTACATGGGATGAGGATGAGCCACAGCGCATCAGGACCTTGAAGAGACAATTCAATGATGAACAG CTTGCAGATTTGGAGTTGAAAGAGTTTTTAGCTTCTGATGAGAGTGAAAGTGATGCTAGCGAGGAAGGTGATGACACAGAAGATAAATCtgccaaaaggaagaaaaaacaAGATGCGTACCGTGCGTTGCTCCAGTCTGGGGAGGGTTCAGATGGAAACAATGAGGACGATGATCAGGACATGGAGGTCACATTTAACACTGGCTTGGAAGATCTAAGCAAACGTATCTTAGAAAAGAAGGATAAACAGTCAGAAACTGTATGGGAAGCTTATCTcagaaagaaaaaggagaaaaagaagtcCAGGAAAGGTAACTCCAAGGATTCATCAGAAGATGAGAGCAGCGATAGTGATCAAGAACCTATAGAAGAATCTGAGGACTTTTTCATAGATGAGGCTTCTGCTAAAGAGGATAAGAGCACCAGGAAAAGGAAGCAGAGCCTTGAAGCATCCGAAGAAGCTGAAGCAAGTAGAGCAGAGCTTGAGTTATTACTGGCAGATGACAAAGCAGGAGATGCTAACTTGAAGGGTTACAACATGAAACCTAAACGATCAAAGGGGAAGAAGGGTAAAGAAATTCCAGTTGAGGACAAGTTACCAAGTATAGATTATGAAGATCCACGGTTTTCATCTCTCTTTAAATCACCACTCTTCGCATTGGACCCCACAGATCCTCAGTTCAAACG GAGTGCAGCTTATGCTCGGCAGTTGGCGCAAAAGCAACACAAGGCCGAAGAAGGAATTGTGAAGGAAAAGCAACAGCCTGGAATAGCTGCACCGCTGCAGCCATCCAGAACATTAGAGGCAGTAACTAGTGAAAAATTGCAGTCGGATGATTTGCCTTTGAGAAAGGAGAAGCACGAGCTATCTTCCTTAGTTAAATCTATTAAGATGAAATCACAACAATTATCATTGCCTTCTCAAGGTAAGGTGGTAGGAAAGAATGAAAAAAGCCGAGCAAGCGCAAAGAAGATTGATGAAGAGCGAGGAATTGAAGAGAATGAAAAAAGTCGAGCAAGGGCAAAGAAGGACGGAAAGCGAAGAAAATAA
- the LOC132621653 gene encoding pre-rRNA-processing protein ESF1 isoform X2 — MGSKNKDSNTKKGKRPANTSPAAIDESGKGNRTEKNIINDSRFAALHSDPRFREPPQKKSKVTIDSRFNRMFTDKNFTSSKAPTDIRGKPRNKSSSNNPLNHYYHIQEEEQADGEKQKRQKEKSKKINANLGKSDEEEEEEESDSDSGTSEEEIEDLKLKKVVVASSESEDDEELERDDSLASTEDEDSDSDDESDEVSSEEEDTFMQKEDVPEIDKETKRLAAVNMDWGRVKAVDLYVLLNSLLPKGGQIISVAVYPSDFGLNRMEEEAVNGPIGLFDDENEKDEDSDDEDDDDDEIDNKKLRAYEMSRLRYYYAVVECDSIATADYLYKTCDGVEFERTSNKLDLRFIPDSMEFKHQPRDIATEAPADYEGLDFHTRALQHSNIELTWDEDEPQRIRTLKRQFNDEQLADLELKEFLASDESESDASEEGDDTEDKSAKRKKKQDAYRALLQSGEGSDGNNEDDDQDMEVTFNTGLEDLSKRILEKKDKQSETVWEAYLRKKKEKKKSRKGNSKDSSEDESSDSDQEPIEESEDFFIDEASAKEDKSTRKRKQSLEASEEAEASRAELELLLADDKAGDANLKGYNMKPKRSKGKKGKEIPVEDKLPSIDYEDPRFSSLFKSPLFALDPTDPQFKRSAAYARQLAQKQHKAEEGIVKEKQQPGIAAPLQPSRTLEAVTSEKLQSDDLPLRKEKHELSSLVKSIKMKSQQLSLPSQGKVVGKNEKSRASAKKIDEERGIEENEKSRARAKKDGKRRK; from the exons ATGGGGTCCAAAAACAAAGATAGTAACACGAAAAAGGGAAAAAGACCGGCCAATACCTCCCCTGCCGCCATAGATGAAAGCGGTAAAGGAAACAGAACTGAGAAAAACATCATCAATGATTCTAGATTTGCGGCATTACACTCAGACCCTAGATTCCGTGAACCGCCACAGAAAAAGTCGAAAGTCACAATTGATTCTAGATTTAACCGTATGTTCACTGACAAAAACTTCACTTCATCAAAAGCCCCAACTGATATTAGAGGCAAACCCCGTAATAAATCCTCCTCTAATAACCCTCTTAACCATTATTACCACATTCAGGAAGAAGAACAAGCAGATGGTGAAAAACAAAAGAGGCAGAAGGAGAAATCAAAG AAAATCAATGCCAATCTTGGAAAATCTgatgaagaagaggaagaagaagaaagcgaTAGTGACAGCGGGACAAGTGAGGAAGAAATTGAGGACCTTAAATTGAAGAAAGTTGTGGTTGCATCATCAGAGTCCGAAGACGATGAGGAGTTGGAAAGGGATGATTCATTGGCAAGTACAGAGGATGAGGATTCTGATTCTGATGATGAAAGTGATGAGGTTTCCTCAGAGGAGGAAGACACTTTCATGCAG AAAGAGGATGTGCCTGAAATTGACAAGGAAACTAAGAGGCTTGCAGCTGTTAACATGGATTGGGGCAGAGTAAAG GCAGTTGACTTGTATGTGCTATTGAACTCCCTTCTGCCAAAAGGGGGTCAAATAATATCGGTTGCTGTCTATCCATCTGACTTTGGACTCAACCGTATGGAAGAGGAGGCTGTCAATGGTCCAATTGGCCTATTTGATGATGAAAATGAAAAAGATGAAGATAGTGATGATGAAGATGACGACGACGACGAAATTGACAATAAGAAATTACGTGCTTATGAAATGAGTCGGCTCAG GTATTATTATGCTGTGGTGGAATGTGATTCAATTGCTACAGCAGATTACCTTTACAAAACTTGCGATGGGGTTGAGTTTGAAAGAACATCAAACAAATTAGATTTGAGGTTTATTCCGGATTCCATGGAATTCAAGCATCAACCACGTGACATTGCAACAGAG GCCCCTGCAGATTATGAAGGTCTAGATTTTCACACTCGAGCTCTGCAGCATAGCAATATTGAACTTACATGGGATGAGGATGAGCCACAGCGCATCAGGACCTTGAAGAGACAATTCAATGATGAACAG CTTGCAGATTTGGAGTTGAAAGAGTTTTTAGCTTCTGATGAGAGTGAAAGTGATGCTAGCGAGGAAGGTGATGACACAGAAGATAAATCtgccaaaaggaagaaaaaacaAGATGCGTACCGTGCGTTGCTCCAGTCTGGGGAGGGTTCAGATGGAAACAATGAGGACGATGATCAGGACATGGAGGTCACATTTAACACTGGCTTGGAAGATCTAAGCAAACGTATCTTAGAAAAGAAGGATAAACAGTCAGAAACTGTATGGGAAGCTTATCTcagaaagaaaaaggagaaaaagaagtcCAGGAAAGGTAACTCCAAGGATTCATCAGAAGATGAGAGCAGCGATAGTGATCAAGAACCTATAGAAGAATCTGAGGACTTTTTCATAGATGAGGCTTCTGCTAAAGAGGATAAGAGCACCAGGAAAAGGAAGCAGAGCCTTGAAGCATCCGAAGAAGCTGAAGCAAGTAGAGCAGAGCTTGAGTTATTACTGGCAGATGACAAAGCAGGAGATGCTAACTTGAAGGGTTACAACATGAAACCTAAACGATCAAAGGGGAAGAAGGGTAAAGAAATTCCAGTTGAGGACAAGTTACCAAGTATAGATTATGAAGATCCACGGTTTTCATCTCTCTTTAAATCACCACTCTTCGCATTGGACCCCACAGATCCTCAGTTCAAACG GAGTGCAGCTTATGCTCGGCAGTTGGCGCAAAAGCAACACAAGGCCGAAGAAGGAATTGTGAAGGAAAAGCAACAGCCTGGAATAGCTGCACCGCTGCAGCCATCCAGAACATTAGAGGCAGTAACTAGTGAAAAATTGCAGTCGGATGATTTGCCTTTGAGAAAGGAGAAGCACGAGCTATCTTCCTTAGTTAAATCTATTAAGATGAAATCACAACAATTATCATTGCCTTCTCAAGGTAAGGTGGTAGGAAAGAATGAAAAAAGCCGAGCAAGCGCAAAGAAGATTGATGAAGAGCGAGGAATTGAAGAGAATGAAAAAAGTCGAGCAAGGGCAAAGAAGGACGGAAAGCGAAGAAAATAA